The DNA window CGGCctcgcacactcacacacacgccaaccGCTGGTTCTCCAAACTGGCCAGAATAACCGCGGTGCGCATGGAGAAGATCACTTCATGAAGAGGGTCGGGTTTCTAGTGTACCGGTGATCAACTAGGGATCCGGTGATCAACTCGTGTACCGGTGATcaacattaataaaaaaaacatctcgtCTGACTCGTCTCACATACTTTTTAAGGGAAGTTATCAAGTTGTTCCACAAAATGAAGCACAAATGATGAttgaaatacacacacacacacacgcacacacacacacacacacaataacagtGATGCAACAGTGTCCTTGATTATTCCTCTAGACAGGGATGACTTTgcagaaaaaaggcaaaattctctggaaaaagaacattttgagAAAGAAACTGGCCAGTCTGAAAATATCGTCTCTGCTGATTTCAATTCACGAGCTTTTCGTTCATTTTCCTTAAAGAATCTTCGTCAGATCAACCTTCCACAAGCTCAGCAGCACATTTCGGTTCATTTAGCTAAACGGTCGTCTTTTATTGACACGTGCGTTCAGCTCTGTGCTTCTTTTCCACAGAGCAGCATTAATGATCTAATATTTTTTAGCTTTTTACCTTGATGTATTATGCAAACACCTCCATTCACTCTCCACCAAGAGAGAAAACTGCCCACCTAAAAATAATTCATATTCATACGTACGCAAACAAAATCAGAGCCAGTGTGATAAAAACACCCTCGTGGCCGTCATCTGTTGATCTGCTGCCCAATTAGTCGAAAAAACATGTTGCAAATTCAGGCATTCAGGAGCAGAAGAACTTTTGCTTTAAGCCTCTTTCCAGGGAGATTTTGGACCCGTCTGAGGAATTAACGCCAGCTGACTTCTAAGACCTCACAACGTTGGCTTAAAATGCCAGGAAAAAGACGGTAGTGTCAGGACATTCGGGGGTTTCAAATTcttctgaggtgtgtgtgtgtgtgtgtgtgtgtgtgtgtgtgtgcgtgtgtgcgtgcgtgcgtgcgtgtgtgtgtgtgtgtgtgtgtgtgtgtgtgtgtgtgtgtgtgtggaaggggggaTAAACATTCAGTAACTTCTGATCATGAGATCTTCTTCCCCATCACCAATAAAGGTGGACACTGGATCTTTGTGTTCAGCGTCTCTAATAAGATTATTTTGTTCTTTATATTCAGAAATCCACAAATATCTGTTACACATTTGGCTGCTAGACACAAAATTCCCACTTTTATGCACCGTGAAAACGTTCTGACCCTGGTGGCTTCTGGAATGTTGGGAAACACTGTTTTACCAGTGAAGGGTTTGTTTACACAAGGTTCAGATCCTCAAAAATCCCTCGCAGGCTGTAAATTTACAAAATATTGGCACCTCCACAGACGTGTACGACCCTGGAGAGGGAGCGCACGTTGAGCCAGAAGGGGAAGCGTGCAGCGACGGGTGTTTTTCAAATGAGCTCGAACAGCCtgactccagcctgactggAGCAGGCTGGCACGGAGAAGCCATCAGAGCTTCCAGCATCAATCATTCCTGTTGGAAAACTCCGGGCTGGTGACCAACAGGCAGGTGTTGAAGCAGCCAGAGGAAGATGAGCTTTAGTCTCCGCTAACCTGTTGTCGTCCTCCAGCAATTAGCGGCACAACCTGCCAGCTTGGCTGGGATTCCTCTCCGGCTTGCTCCGGCCAACGTGAGGAGGATTCCCATTTTCCCAATCTAAACTGTTTTTTATTCACGCGCTGAATATTCATCTACCTGCGGAACAGCTGGCGTTCATGTGTTGTCATCaagagttgtgtgtgtggattatTAAAGGCCGTTCTTGGCTTATGGCTATTTAAACAAGTCAATGTCGAATTATCTTTGATTTAATGTCTCTTAAACAGAGACACATTAAACACGAGGCGCTCCCATAAAAACGTTAATGGTGGGAGGGCacccgcatgtgtgtgtgtgtggtgggggggggtcctgagCATCCCGGAGGTGCATTCGCATCTGGTATGAAGGCCAAGCACATTTCTAAATCCAGTTGATCTCCTCAAACATGGACCGGTGCTGAGCGGCTCACAGGACGTAAAATCGATGTGATGTCCTGCGAGACGATGGAGCCGCCGGTTCGTTAGTCTGCTGCAGGAGGTCAAGAGCCCCCTGGAGGTATGGCTGATGGGAATCAAGCCCCCCAAGTTTCTGCAGGTTTGGACTTTAGCTGATTCCCCAGACATCAGCGTTCCATTGTCACACGTTCAGGGATCTTTGCTTCTCCCGCCTGATCTGCTCCACGTTGAACATGACAAATCAGACTTTACACGGCTGGTTTCCTAAAGGTCTGCAATTGCaccctgctctgctcttcatgCATAAGTTCAAGGAGAAGGTCAAATTCTGTTGAATACCAGGGCTCAGTTGCTCAGTCTGGAGCGGACTGGGCTGCCAGCTGAGGTCCGGAATACTGGAACGTGGGATAGCTGGAGAGATACTGGGATGTTTCCAGTTTTAGCCCGCTGGCTGTTGCTCTTCTGTTTGCTATAAACAAAGTTACCTGCAGGAAACGatgacttcacacacacacacacacacacaccacacacacacacacacacagatcctttCATCATCCGCGTCCGTTCTCTTCCCAAACGTGCTGTAAACGGTCAATTATTCATGGCGTGTTTCAAGGATTAATATGTTTGTTCTGTGAGAGCAGGAGAAGAGACAGTGGGACACAAAGTGTGAGGAACAGTGGAGACGCGTCAGTGGGGTCAGTCAGACGGATACATGTCCAGAAATTAGCATCTCCTCATCATTCCCAGCGAGACGTTAACTCACAGGGATGGATGCTGGATTGCTAACGCTGCTAATGAGTTGGTGTTAAATCTATTCACACCACAGTGGAGCTCAAATGTTGCAGATAAATGCTGCAGACAACATTAGGCAGCAGCCtgtttgtggagctgcagcccaaCAGCACTGTGGGGATTTGGTCCACGAAGTAATTGGACACGGTGGCGACCCAAAAAATAGATGACAGCCTTCGTAATTAGGTGAGATATACAGCAAATCCATTCTTCGGCTCTCAGGAATTCCCTCAATTGCTGCACTCTACACAACTGCTTTAAGTAATCCTGCAGTGTTTCAGGGTTATTACGGACTGTTGGTGTTAAATGATGTTTCTGTGGAATAAAGGGacagaaccaggaagtgactATGGTCTAGATGTCCCGATGAGCTGAAGGGAGGAAAGTTTCAGGTTCGGCTAACGAGATTTGTGCTTGAGTGAGGAAAATAGAGCCGTTATGAACTTGAATCACACCTGAAGGAAGCAATCAGGTGGAAAGGTGGTTGTCTCAGGTGAGGAGTGGAAGTTCCCATCAGTATAGAGCAGCTGCTGTatcaggaggaggcggagaggcACTAGACGAGACAAGAAAGCTGGTAACAAGAAGATGAATTTATTTAAGCTGCAGTCTCGATAACCTCAGTCTGAGGAaaccaaacatgtttttatGAAGCCATTTCTCTGCGGTATTAGTCTTGGACGAGGTGACAAACCTCCATGATGCATATGAACAGAGCGCCGAGGTTTCCTTTCGAAGGTCGTCCCGTGTTTGTTGAGGCTGAATGAATTTCCCTCCGTGTGAAAATGGGCTCTGCACTTCTGTCCTCACTGAAAAGCTGAAGCAGAGTCTGTAAATTTGGACTAGAAGCCACTAATTTAATGTCAGAGTGCAGAAGAGGCAACAGAAGAGAGCGGCGCCTGGGGAAATCAGGGGCCAGGTGCTGCATTAACGCAGGTTGGAGGCTTGaacggctaatgctaacactaactcACCTGTGAGGCTCTCATCAAGTCCACCTGCTCCTTTCATTCCAACTTTAGATTTTCTATCCGGAGCAGAACAAAATGAACCTGCGTGTTCTATCTTCATCCATGATCAGGTGAAGAAGGTTTGCCAGGGTTAAATGGAAAAAACTACACGATTCCCAACTGGGAGGCTCAGCTGACAGCATCTGCATGATGGAAGAAGCGTCCCGACGGAAAGGACTTAGCTGGAATTCTAATTACGCGCCTCTGTTTCCTAAATTAGTTTTTTATGCCAAAACTAATAATAACAATCGACAGTGATGGATCCTGGGAGGTTTAAACATGGTTAAGAGGGGACAGATTGTTCTCCATCAACACCATCAGAGAATTCTTCCCCATTTACAGGATGATaagtaaacaacaaaacacttGTCAGGCAATTAAAGGCCACAATAAGTTTTTAGGCGACAAGGACACAAGTAACTCGTCTCATTTATACCCTCAACTTAATTAGTCTCTTGCATTCCAATCAATCCTGTTTATGAGAAAACTGAGATGATAAAGTTTTCCCTGTTTATTTTGGGAATTGAATGTTCTAATATTGGTTGTTTACAGTTAATTCTGATGGTTGCTGCTACTATTGATGGCAGGGTAGGTAAATTATCCACGTGAGACCACCGCATCCGTCTGACGGGTGAAGTTAACCCAGCTGGGGACTCTCCTGATGTGGGTTCAGTGATGGATGCAGACTTCACATCTTCACGCCTTCATAGATCTCTGGGAAGAAAAATCTGGGCAAGTGGAGCTTTGGCTGCTGTCCCAGACCTGCGTGCACGTTGCTGCGCTCTCTGGTTCCACTGTCACAGGCTGATGCTAATGTGATCCCCCCAGTATTACAGAATATTAGCTGCACGTGACCAAACGATAAGTTTACCGCCTTATACTTATCTCAAGGTTTCTAAATCTTCTCAGCTCTCATCCGCGGAACAATCCTCAAAGCTCCCAACCGTAACGGCGGAGCAGCTCCTTCATCATGACGCGGATCTAGAGCGGATTTCAATGATGACCCGCTCAGTGTGTCACTGGTCCCCGCTAGGGGCTCGTGTTGCTGCACGCTGCTGAAGGACGCTCCGGCACGTCGGGATGGATTTTGCACCTAGATAATTCCGAGGTGTCGGGATTACTTATTGGATTAAAACAGGGGGGCTGTGTTTGCTCCCATGCTACAGCAGTGCGACAACATCGTCATCTGTTTCATCAAATTGTGAGTCATCAGAGCTGCATCATCGTGTGCTTAAAGGAGCGTCCCTGATGCTTCACAGCATCATGATCGGATCAGAACATCTCTCCCTTGTTTTGCTGCTTTGTGTCTAGTTTTTACTTCACCTTTAAGGCCGGCGCCTCTGTTTCCCCCACGCAGGCGTCAAACGTGCCGCTTTTTACGTGGCGATCCTCCATCTTTGGCGCTCTGTGATCAGACTTCTAAAAAATACATTCAGCCTGTGAGCTCAGCTGAATCTGTCGGGAATAATCAAGTGTAAGAAGGGCTGCGTTTAGTGTGATGTGTGTCTCATGTGAATACCTCCGTCGCTCATTGGGGAGCTCTGAATGAGCCGCCTCCCTCAAAGGTTTCCAAAGGAATTCATGAATCAGCGTCCCAAGGCAAATGAAGTCCGTTACAAACTGGAAGGCAAACAAAGGAAGTGACTTCTGGCAGACCGAGATTCTCCCAGGAAAGTTTTCTGATACTCCAGAATCCTCCTAAAGGAATTGAGCGCGACACAAACAGCCCAGAGTTTCTGCCGACGTACCCAGCTCCAATCTTTGATCGTGGTGTTCCGGAAGCATGGAAAGCTGATTGAAATCCACCTGAGTGGCCGTGTTAAACCCAGAGCCATCATTGTAATCACCGAGAAGTGTTTTCATTCGAATAATAGTCCTTTTTAAAGTGTGAAGCACTTTGGCTCCTGATTGGTAGAAAAGAGCCATTatggaaaaagaagaagtggAGCTGCAGGATGAGTGAGCTCGTTAACGGCTGGACGGGCTCACCAGCATTGGTCCGCACGTGTCTGTCATCTCGTTAACAAAGGTAAACAAGGAAAATGGAGTATGATGATCAAGAGCGATCAAACGGCGAGAGAACGTTGGAAAGTggatgttctgctgctggaaacGAGCCCCAGAGGAGTCGAACACCAAGACCAGGAACTGCAGAAACCGACACGAACAGCGTTAACGGGACATGAAAGATGATCAAACCAATTAAAGCAGAGCTGCAAAGCTGCTTTTCAACTTGTTGAGTGAAGGAGAATTCAAACACAAGTGCTGCTGAATGAAGAAAAGAACGACGTCGAAGCTGAGTAAGCCTTCTTTAGACCAGGACATTCCAGCTCCTCTGTGTTGGACTGTGGGAACCCAAACGGCTGCCTTGATGTTACGTTCTGAACATAAAGATGTGATGAAGATCACCAAGATGAACCCAAGGACAAACTCACCTGTACTTGTCTATGCGCAGGATACAGGTGTGTGGTTTCATAACGGCCACACTTACACATCTAAACCTCAACATTTTGCCCTTATTTAAGCCCTTTTTGAAGGTCTAAACATCTTAATCTATAGGTGTTAACTTGTTCTTTTACTATTTGATCTATTTATTGTTAATTTAATGGTGCAGGTCCCCATaaattcaaaacaaaacaagataaAAGCTGGTTATTGAGCTTTCACTGGAGCACCTGGACTTTGCTCTGACTGGGCTCTATTTAATGGAACCAACTGGGAAAAGGAGCTTAAAATAATGGCTAGAAATGCAGCTTTTGCTGGTATTTATTAAGGCGCTATTGCATTTAACCTCCCCAACGTGCACAGAAAACGTCCATTTGGTGGGTGTCTTCAGGAGACACGTCACAACGACCTTTAGGCTTAAATATAGTCAACAACGCTCTTCTTCCACCTGTGGAAGAGCATCGCTCAAGGGGTCTTTTTGAAACCTTTCCTTCATCTCTACTGGGAGATGTTCACCTTAAATGCTCCTCCATCAAAGAATATCCTGCACGTTTCTTCTGAGTCATTACTGACTTGCAGCGTCAGTAGgtagtgcacacacacgtgcacacgcagggGCCCGTTTCACCAGACAGACGGGCTGTTCAGCTACAATGTCTCCGTTTCTATGGAAGTTCTGCTCTTTTCTTGACATAATGTAGCCCGTCTCGCTCTGGAACGCGTCCAAAGGAAAAGGACAATATCCTGAGTGCAGCGCACGTCATCCGTGTTTGATATCAAGGAGACgtgcaggaggaagagtggAGCTGAAGATGGCTGGGGTGGCTTTAATATGAAATTAGGGGTTGCAGTAAGTAAATCTTGCTTCTGTCTACATGCAGCAGCGGAGTGGAGATAAGATCATCTGCAGATGCAATAATATGGGATGGAATTTTAATCTATTCAGTGACCTGTGGCAGCTGGACGGCAGCTCTTTCACGCACCACCACCAATTTATTTCACATATTGTGCCAGGGAATTTGTTGTAATTGTTTGGGGGAGGCAAACGTAGTCTTTTCACATCTGTGTAACGCTGAAGCGGAGAATAaaacctgtctgctgctccCTGACTGACGAAGCTGCCTTATTACATCCAGGGAAACATATCTGCCCTTCTGTAAAATCCACCTGGACTCATTTGATGATTCAACTTCCTCTCTTCTTGCTGAACTCTGCCAAAGACTTCTGTGCTCCCCTGCAGGTTCCAACCGTTTGGGTAATGAAGTGTCTGAAATGTCACCACTCAGAATCCCTTCGAGCCGCAGCAGCCGCTCCGACCCCGACCGCGACCTTTGAGCCACCCCCAAATCAGCTTTCATTCACTGGTCTGAACTCAGAAGGAGAGGTTTTGCAGGTCGGCAGGTGttctgaggagcagagctgcatgCAAAGCTGCTTTTTCAGCCCTTCAGTCCGACAAATCAGCCCTCCAGTGTGACGCTTATTAGCATGCAGCGCTCACGTGTTCTGCCTGTTTGTCCAGTACAGTGTTCGGATCTCACAGCGGTTCTGTTTGCACTCCTGTAATTGCtctgaaacaggctgaaactGGAGCCAGGAGAGCCCCTGTGGATGGTTTTACAAGCAAGCCATGTTCTGATTTAACGGCTGGTGAAGAAGACGGACACTGATGGCCCGGTCCAGCCTCCAAAGGCCCGGTTCAGCCTCCGAAGGCCCGGTTCAGCCGACCGTTAAAACATGTCAACAAGCTCTGACATCAAAGGAaaagatttcatttaaaatctAGAATATGCAGCATCAATAATCGCTCACAGCTTGTTCCAGCTCTGTTTCCACATTCCCAGTCCGGTTCTGTTCCAGCTGAAGCCTCAGCAGCGGCCACGTCTCAGCGCCACCCCGGGTGGAAACGGGAAGCTTCAGATCTCCTGAGCATCTGTGCCAACAACCGAGGCAGCAGGGTCGGGCGGGCGCCGCTGGTGAAGGCTTAGGTTTagtcatgttttcatgtttcagGTGCCGTTGCAACAGGTGGCAGAACCGTGGCTGCAGGGGAACCGCAGGAACACTTCCAAACGAATCCATCACAAACCCCCTCAGAGTCCCGACACCGCTCACTTAAAGTCGCGGCAGCTAACGGAAGCGTCGGAAAGGCTGTTTCATAACTTTACAAATGCAAACTTTCATCCCcatttttgggttttattgcCACTCAGCGACATCACTGAGGTCTTTTCATATTCAGACTGAAGCCTGAAGTCAAACAAAAGAAAGGCGGAACAAGACGCGATCCTGGTGTACTGTTGTGACATTTCACACTGTAGAAATGTCAAAGGAAAACTGACATTTGCATTTATCAGCCTAAACCAacgtcttctccctcttccccaTAATAATCTGTTTCTGCTCCGAGTGAAATAAATGCTGCCGTCGTGCACGGCAGGTTTGGTTAAAGGCTGCCGACGTGCACGGCAGGTGTTTTTGAGCTTGTTTTTGCTCCTCAAACAACGAAGGCTGGAGCGATCTGAGTAAAAGTAGTAGGAGATTAAAGGAGTTTAGATATGCGCATGTATGAATGTTCAATGAATGTTCAATCCCAGTGTTTAAATATCACATATGTTACAGTAAAATGCATCTTTAACATGTTGTAAAAGCTACAGCAGCTTgttttgatgtgtttattttcctgagGTTCTTGGCAGGAACGCTGGAAACAGCCTGTAAAAAGAGCTGCACTGTTTCAACACCCTCCATATTGGACATGGGAGACGCCAGAGGAAAGGTCGGGGTTAAGTTTGAAATACAACCGTGCGCACCTGCCAGCCTGCAGCTCTTATGCAGCCCAGTTTGTTCTCGGAGAAACAAGAGCGTAAAACTACAGGGACCGAAGTTCCCCAGGTGACCTTCTGTTGGATGTCTAATGAAATTCAAGGATGTGTTTACTCTGGACCTTATCTGAGAGTCAGTCTggcagcagagtgtgtgtggtgtgggggggggggggtctttaagAATCATCATATTCATCGAGGTCCTTTATTATTCCATACGTCCGTTTGTTCTGCTTGTGTTGTGAATCCCATGGTAACTTAAGACAGGCAGAATTCACACACCTGCGTCGCTAAAAACAGCAAGTTTTCTCAGGGAATTCCGTCATTTATGTGTTTAGAGATCAGCGAGTGggtgtctgtgttttctggaCTTACATTATTGAGGATTAGCCCCGTGACACAGGTGGAGGAGGCTTTTAGGAGCTGCTTTCATTCGTCCATTCATGTTTACAAATCTGAAAAATGTCTTCCGACAAGCATTTACCGTACTCAAAAGTTACAGCCGCCCAGCAGCCCCACGCACAACAGCACCAAAAAACGACCCTCAGAACCCTGGGTCCAGTTCATTACATTAGGATGAACaggatccacacacacacacacacacacacacacacacacacacacacacacacacacacacacacacacacacgcagggcaGGCAGGAACTATTCCACAGCACAGCAACTTCAACAGCAAAAGTTAAGGGTTTATTAAGTCATCAGTTTTCCCCGGATGCCCATCGGATGCTGTTCCTCCTCCCCAAATATGACAGAAAAATGTCTCATATCAGCAGGTAAACCAGTGGCTCCCAGATGCCCATTAAGCTTTATTAAAGTCCATAACCCCGCATTGACGTTTTCAAGTCTATTAAAAAAGCAGAGATTATCTATGCAACTTTATAGTcagttattcttttttttttttacagcaaacaTGTTGTGGATGAAGCAAACTGCTGTCTAGAttgttatatttatttaatagCTCAATCTCAGCTGTCCTCAACAAGCAACACTCCCACATCCCAATTATGCAAACAGCTTTCAGCAACCTACACTCCCCCTTTGAATGCAAGCGCTACCTGTGGGGAGAAGAAAAACGTGGCTCTTGTGATAGCTGTTAGCTTACTTGCACTGAAAGAAGTTGCTAAAGTCCATGAGAGGTGCTCTGTCCCTAAAATGATTTGTAAATGCTGTGCTGATGGGTGACCTCAGCCatgtggagaagcagaaaataCCTCTGAATACCCTGACCCTGGGCGTGACCCTGACCGGTGTTTGAAAGGTAGTCCAATAGGATGCAGTTGGTCACGTTGCAGACATCAAATACTATCAGATGTCTGGAACAATTGTCCCATTTAGTCTGGCTGATGGGGCTGTTTTGGTTGGAGGACATGTTAAATCCAAAAAGTAGAAAATCAATTAGGTTTAAGTCTGGGATTTAACAAGAAAAGACGACTTTACCGAAGAAAACCTCCTCCCGGGCTGCCTAAACTCTGATGGATTATCACACTTTAATTTGATGATGTGCCGAACATTCTTGAACTAATTGTTTTATCTGGTTCTGTGGCTGACCTTTAATGACCTCTCACCATCATTATTTGTCCGTCTGCTGCACCTCTGGACTTAAAGAACCAGCACAGGGCCGAGCCGCGGCCTCCTCACCGATAcgctgaccttctgacctctagtgtccACACTGATTGGCTGAAGTTGTCCCTGTCCAAACCTTTGACAGCGTCACAGAAGCACGACCATCTTGTACATGATGCAAACGCCAcagttcacacaaacacacatcacgaTTACACACGTGAAGGTTGCATCAGCGATGTGACGTCACGATTGCTGAAACAAGCAACGGCTGGCTGTGATTGGTTCATCCTCAGAGCCTTTACAGACGGCAGGAGGCCGGAGTTTTCCACCCTCCTCTCACGACATCAGCCCCCAACCATGTGTGAGGGAAGATCTCCTGTAACCAACCTTTACGTGCTCATCAACAGAATAATCTTCTGGGCTCCAACCCAATCGTCCCACCTATCGTCACGGTCCAGTGTGTGAGATGCTCATCGACtcgttttttaaaaatctagaCAGCTTTTAGAATATATAACAACTTTAGCACATTATGACCATGTTAACAGTGAGATATTTAAACACGAGCCCCTTTACATAGATGCTAAATGTCTACTGAATTTAATACGCTGGTGCTGTTTAATAGTGGTATCATTTATCCTTTTTTAAGTTAAGTTAAGTAGTTTTCCCTATTTTGTGATTTGAATGTCATGACTTGACATTTAGTAATGGTTCCGTCTACAATCCCAGTTCACCCAGTCTCGCGGGACAGAACCAACTTTTCCCGATGATGACATTCAAACAAGCAGCAAAAGCATATACAGCCGACACCCAAACTGCGGATGTTCTTGAACGCAACACTGGCCATAAAAAAGCAACACCGACATGGTTAAAATATTCAGACAAGTCAGAGATTGAAAAGTACTTTTGGGATGTTTGAGTGTTCCGCCCGGAAACAGAAAGGCGGGCTGAGATAGGGAACATTCAGGTCTCACCACTTCCGGAGAACGTGGATCTAAAGTCACTTTCCCCTCCTAAGTTCTCATCCATTTCCATTTCTTATGCTTTCTTTGATGGAGGGATCCAGACGGAGGCGGCAGCAATGCTTGATGACACGGCAACGACACATTATGAAGTCGGGAAGTTTAcaatcttcttttctttttcttattacAGAGGAAACACGAGAAAGCCCGAAAAAGTGGAGTATTGCCATCCGCCAACCAGGTTCCCTTTCTCCAGCTTCAGGTAGACCTTGTCCTCCTTCTCCAGGTAGAGCAGGACCCCGTTGGTGGCAGCCTCACGGGTCACATCTTTGTCCCCAGCGAAGGCGGAGATCACCGGTTTTCCATTCAACATCAGGTtcacctggaaaacagagaaGTTTCTTTTGGTTCCGGCCAGTGAGGAGACATCTAGTCGTGCGTTTCAGCTAAATACTGAGCAGCTTCTCGCATTCACACTCCGCAGTTATCAGCCAGAAGGACGATACCTGGATGGTTTGGCTCTGGTACACTTTAATGACATGGAAGTTAAAGCTGTAGATTCCTTTCCTTGGGGACAAAAACACCGATTCAAACGTGAAGTAGTTTCCGATGTTCACGAGAATCTGCgagagagacacagaagaagaaacgaGAGCGTGACAGAGATGTTtgagcaggctgcaggaggcggTGAGAGGCTACAGAGGACACAGGAGTGACAAATATGGCTGCAAACACACCTGAACCTGTGGCCaggatctcacacacacacacaaacacacacacacacacatatacacacacgtatatcgtatttttgtgtgtttctgtgctctgtgcctcccctctcctctcctctctctcctctcctctcctcttctctcctctcctctcctctcctctcctctcctctcctctcctctcctcccctcccctcccctctacccctctctctacccccctaccccctacatgagcctggtcctgctccaggtttcttcctgttaaaggggagtttttccttgccactgttgcttgtctggggtcaggccctgggattctggaaagcgccttgaaacaattttgattgtataagacgctttataaataaagattgataaaGATTGAAagattgacacacacacacacacacacacacacacacacacacacacacacacacacttctg is part of the Takifugu flavidus isolate HTHZ2018 chromosome 8, ASM371156v2, whole genome shotgun sequence genome and encodes:
- the cbln4 gene encoding cerebellin-4, yielding MLKPLLLVLSCVLLSGVARAQNDTEPIVLEGKCLVVCDSNPATDWKASSSPLGISVRAANSKVAFSAVRSNNHEPSEMSNKTRVIYFDQILVNIGNYFTFESVFLSPRKGIYSFNFHVIKVYQSQTIQVNLMLNGKPVISAFAGDKDVTREAATNGVLLYLEKEDKVYLKLEKGNLVGGWQYSTFSGFLVFPL